One stretch of Juglans microcarpa x Juglans regia isolate MS1-56 chromosome 3D, Jm3101_v1.0, whole genome shotgun sequence DNA includes these proteins:
- the LOC121253849 gene encoding cytochrome P450 89A2-like, translated as MEVWFIILISLCACFSLKLLFSFFSSSKTTKKNVSQGNLPPGPPTLPFIGNLHLLPKSMVDLRSLMYDLSHKYGPILTVYLGSEPLIFITSYTLAHQALVRHGATFANRPAVVPVSSVLSNNHKDIGGSPFGPTWKALRRNLISEVLHPTSLKSYSVERKRVLDSLIKGFHESSKLNQPVRLLDHIHPALFSLFIRMTFGELSETQIKEVEGIQYQFLVSYEQFTVLATWPRLGKLLLRNRWKRYLQFLKKQDDVILPLIRARKKLRQERGKAFELISYIDSLLDLKIPGEKGNVEEADILSLCSELINAGGDTSTTMLQWVLAYLVKHPRVQSKLFAEISEVVAKGAKEVEEDDLHKIPYLKAVVLETLRIHPPNTLLVPHTAMEDAELGGYTIPKDTKVNIVTALIGRDPNVWENPMEFRPERLLTSEDIGEEVSDVTAFKMMPFGAGRRKCPGNKLGLLLLQYFVSNLVWNFEFKTVDGEGVDLSEKVKFLIVMKNPVRAYISPRIK; from the coding sequence ATGGAGGTCTggttcatcatcctcatctctCTCTGTGCCTGTTTTTCCCTAAAATTACTCTTCAgctttttctcttcctccaaaACCACCAAGAAGAATGTTTCCCAAGGCAATCTCCCGCCGGGACCCCCAACTCTGCCTTTCATAGGAAATCTTCATTTGCTTCCCAAATCCATGGTTGATTTGAGATCTCTCATGTATGATCTCTCCCACAAGTATGGCCCGATTCTGACCGTCTATCTCGGCTCTGAACCCCTCATCTTCATCACCTCCTACACCCTTGCCCACCAAGCCCTTGTTCGACACGGCGCCACCTTTGCGAACCGACCTGCAGTCGTCCCCGTTAGCTCCGTTCTCAGCAACAACCACAAAGATATCGGCGGATCCCCCTTTGGCCCAACCTGGAAAGCCCTCCGTCGTAATCTCATTTCGGAAGTTCTCCACCCGACTTCGTTGAAATCTTACTCTGTTGAACGCAAGCGTGTCTTGGACTCATTGATCAAGGGCTTCCATGAATCTTCCAAGCTCAATCAGCCCGTCCGTCTGCTCGATCATATCCACCCCGCTTTATTTTCCTTGTTCATTCGCATGACTTTCGGAGAACTCAGCGAGACTCAAATCAAAGAAGTTGAAGGAATACAATATCAATTTCTTGTCTCTTACGAGCAGTTCACTGTGCTCGCTACCTGGCCCAGACTGGGGAAGTTGCTTCTCAGAAACCGTTGGAAAAGGTACCTACAATTCTTGAAGAAACAAGATGATGTGATTTTGCCATTGATCAGAGCCCGGAAGAAGTTGAGACAAGAGAGAGGCAAGGCATTCGAACTGATTTCTTACATAGATTCCTTACTGGACCTGAAAATACCCGGAGAGAAAGGTAACGTGGAAGAAGCAGATATTCTGAGCTTGTGCTCGGAGTTAATCAATGCAGGAGGCGACACAAGTACAACGATGCTGCAGTGGGTTTTGGCATATTTAGTGAAACACCCACGAGTTCAATCCAAACTTTTTGCAGAAATCAGCGAGGTGGTGGCAAAAGGAGCGAAAGAAGTTGAGGAAGATGATTTGCACAAGATTCCATATCTGAAAGCAGTGGTTCTCGAGACTCTGAGAATTCACCCTCCAAACACCTTGTTGGTTCCACACACAGCCATGGAAGACGCTGAGCTCGGCGGCTACACAATCCCAAAAGACACGAAGGTGAACATCGTGACAGCACTGATCGGGAGAGATCCAAACGTGTGGGAGAATCCCATGGAGTTCAGGCCGGAGAGATTGTTGACTAGTGAAGACATTGGAGAAGAAGTGTCTGATGTAACGGCGTTCAAGATGATGCCCTTCGGTGCTGGGAGAAGGAAGTGTCCCGGGAACAAACTAGGATTGCTTCTCCTCCAGTATTTTGTTTCAAATCTGGTCTGGAATTTTGAGTTCAAAACAGTGGATGGGGAAGGTGTTGATCTTTCAGAAAAGGTAAAGTTCTTGATTGTGATGAAGAATCCAGTGCGAGCCTATATATCTCCAAGAATCAAATAG